In Gemmatimonadota bacterium, the genomic window ACCACAGCCGCACGGCCGAGGCCGTAATCGCCGAAGACATCTCCCGCTTCCCAGCGTTCCGGTGGGGCGCAGACTACACCTTCGGCGTAGACGAGGCTCGCCATGTCGCCACGGTGAGCCAGCCCGGGATCGGTTCCCGGTCGGCCCGCTACAGTGGCGATCAGGGCTGCGCCATCCTGCCGGAGGGGAACGAGCGCGTTGCGTTCACTCCGGTCGCGCTCCCGGTACTCCCCGACCCGTCCACTCAGCAGTGGCCGACTGGCGACCGGAACGCCGAGGGCAGCTTCCCGGAGGTCGACCAGGAACGCTTGGACCGTGCGTTGCTGCGCGCCTTCGACGACCCCGCCCTCGAGGTGCCCCAGAACACGCGAGGGCTCGTAGTGGTGTATCGGGGAAAGATCGTCGCCGAGCGCTACACCGAAGGCTGGGGGCCCTACACGCCGCAACTCAGCTGGTCGATGGGCAAGTCCATCGCCGCCGCGCTGACGGGGGTGATGGTGGCGTCGGGGGCCTACGGGCTCGACGACCGCCCGCCCATCGCGCTGTGGGAAGGAGAGCTCGACCCCCGTCGTGAGATCCGGGTGCGCGACCTCCTGCACATGTCGAGCGGGCTGGATTTCGACAACTTCGGCCTCCTGCCCGACCGCTCCTACACGGCGGCCAACGAGCACTTCCGTATCTACTTCGACGCGGTGGACGTGGCGGTCCACTCGATGGACCAGCCGCTGCGGTTCCCGCCGGGTCAGGTGTGGCGCTACCGGAACTCGGACCCGCTCAACTTGATGGCCGCCGCGCGGGCCGTGCTCGAGGATCGAGGCGAGGACTGGCTGACGTTTCCCACGCGGACGCTCTTCCAACGCATCGGCATGCGCAGCATGGTGCTGGAGACCGATGTGTACGGGAACTTCATCATCACCGGCTTCGACTACGGGGGGTCGCGCGACTGGGCCCGCTTCGGCCTGCTGCACTTGCAGGACGGCGTCTGGAACGGAGAACGCATCCTGCCGGAAGGGTGGACCGATTTCGTGTCCACACCTGCGCCCGGGGATCCGTCCGAAGGGTACGGTGGGCTGTTCTGGTTGAACCGAGGCGGAACGCTGAGCCGAGTGCCGGCCGACGCGTACTGGGCGGCGGGCTACATGGGCCAGCGCGCGATGATCATTCCTTCGCGCGACGTGGTGATCGTCCGACAGGGACCGAGCCCGTCGGCCTTCGACCCCTACTTCAACGACGTGGTCGGGGACATCCTGGACGCAATCGGGACGCGCTAGGTAGCGACTGCCGTCCTGAACGCCGCGGTCAGCGCAGGCCGGACGGAGTCGCTGGCCACCCTAGTGCGCCGCCAACCCGACCACGTGTCCGTCCAGCTGCCACGCCGGATCGGTCTCGATGCCCAGGTGGGCGAGCGCCGTGACCGCAACGTCGACGATCTCGACCTGACCCACCGGAGATCCCTTCACAGTTGAAGACCCGGACGCCAGATAGAAGATCGTCCGCTCCTCGGGCGTGTCGCCGCCGTGGCCTCCAGTGACCAGGCGTCCGTGATCCGTGCTGACCAAGACCAGCCAATCCTCCGATGGGTAGGTCCTGCGGTCGCGAACGGCGCGCACCAGCGCGCCAACCTGTGAGTCCGCGAGTACGATTGCGTCCCTGTACTCATCCCCGATCGCGCCGGTCTCGTGACTGACCTCGTCGGGTGTGCCCAGGTACACGAACAGCGCATCGGGGTCGCCGCTCTGGAGCGCCTCGATGGTCAGTCGCACGCTTTCGGAATCTCCCTGCGGCCAGCCGACTTTGTACCCGTCCAGGACGTGCTTCACGTCGATGGCGTCGCTCAGGGTGGGCTGCCCATCGTCAGCGTAGACCAGGGGCAACCAGTCCGCCACGGCGAACGTCGAGAGCTCCGGCCGCACCTGCTCGATACGCGTGAGAAAGTCGGGATACGCACCGTAGTTCTTGCCCACGAACTCGTTGTCGGTCACGCCGTGCTTGTCGGACCAGACTCCGGTCAGCAGGGAGGACCACCCCGGACCACTCACGGAGGGGAACCCCGTTCGTGCGGTGGCGGTGAACGTCCCTTCGGCGGCCAGTGCATCGAGGTTGGGTGTGGCGACCTCGGCCAGCACGTCTGGCCGCACACCGTCGATCCCGATGACCAACACCTTGGGCATGCGTGCAATCGGGGCCTCGGGCTCCCCACTGCCGCAGGCCGTCAGCGCCGAGAGAAGGAGGCATGCGGCCAGCGCGGGCCGAGACGTCCGAACCATCCGATCGCTCCGGGTCATCTCGTCGTCCTATCGAGGATTGGTACGCAGCGGTCGGCCGGAAACCTCTCGCCTCAACTGATCCCCACGCGCCCCTTCACGTCGTCCAGGAGCTTCTTCGAATCGAATCCAATCCCGTCCTTGAAGACCGTGACCACGTCCTTGATCACGGCCGGGTCGCCGGTGAGGTCGCCGCGAATCAACACGAGATCAGCCGTCTTGCCCGCCTCGATCGAACCCAGCTCACCGTCCACGCCCAGGATCCTGGCGCCGTTGAGGCTCATGATCTGAACCGCCTCCTCCGGGCTGAAGCCCGCTTCACGCAGGAGCTCGAAGTTGCGCTGATC contains:
- a CDS encoding serine hydrolase, producing MAPPTCLAGRRPSFSFSTRSAALILLAACAPPPGERTPVIAETAVTASSTLADSLASWYALGLNAHHLCAGLWVVGRDHSRTAEAVIAEDISRFPAFRWGADYTFGVDEARHVATVSQPGIGSRSARYSGDQGCAILPEGNERVAFTPVALPVLPDPSTQQWPTGDRNAEGSFPEVDQERLDRALLRAFDDPALEVPQNTRGLVVVYRGKIVAERYTEGWGPYTPQLSWSMGKSIAAALTGVMVASGAYGLDDRPPIALWEGELDPRREIRVRDLLHMSSGLDFDNFGLLPDRSYTAANEHFRIYFDAVDVAVHSMDQPLRFPPGQVWRYRNSDPLNLMAAARAVLEDRGEDWLTFPTRTLFQRIGMRSMVLETDVYGNFIITGFDYGGSRDWARFGLLHLQDGVWNGERILPEGWTDFVSTPAPGDPSEGYGGLFWLNRGGTLSRVPADAYWAAGYMGQRAMIIPSRDVVIVRQGPSPSAFDPYFNDVVGDILDAIGTR
- a CDS encoding alkaline phosphatase family protein, yielding MVRTSRPALAACLLLSALTACGSGEPEAPIARMPKVLVIGIDGVRPDVLAEVATPNLDALAAEGTFTATARTGFPSVSGPGWSSLLTGVWSDKHGVTDNEFVGKNYGAYPDFLTRIEQVRPELSTFAVADWLPLVYADDGQPTLSDAIDVKHVLDGYKVGWPQGDSESVRLTIEALQSGDPDALFVYLGTPDEVSHETGAIGDEYRDAIVLADSQVGALVRAVRDRRTYPSEDWLVLVSTDHGRLVTGGHGGDTPEERTIFYLASGSSTVKGSPVGQVEIVDVAVTALAHLGIETDPAWQLDGHVVGLAAH